One Onthophagus taurus isolate NC chromosome 11, IU_Otau_3.0, whole genome shotgun sequence genomic window carries:
- the LOC139432188 gene encoding KRAB-A domain-containing protein 2-like: protein MLATWMAENNSNDWPSGLKYVQFHKNRAFHSGIGRSPYEAMFGCSARVGLASAGIPYDEIPNLNSEKDFEAAATAALQEDQQINETTLRIPADNAEDSTYDNTRDTTEDNRDDNDSTSEMKAPKQTKKTESDPEMNKRDKDLEPSQVSLKCNTCNT, encoded by the exons ATGTTGGCTACTTGGATGGCAGAAAATAATAGTAATGACTGGCCTTCTGGCTTAAAATACGTACAGTTTCATAAAAATCGAGCCTTTCATTCAG GTATCGGCAGATCACCTTACGAAGCGATGTTTGGGTGTTCAGCAAGGGTGGGGTTGGCATCAGCTGGAATCCCTTACGATGAAATACCAAACCTTAATTCTGAAAAAGATTTCGAAGCAGCAGCAACAGCAGCACTACAAGAAGATCAGCAAATTAACGAAACTACTCTACGAATACCAGCAGATAATGCAGAAGATAGTACATATGATAATACAAGAGATACTACAGAAGACAATAGAGACGATAATGACAGTACATCTGAAATGAAAGCGCCTAAACAAACCAAGAAAACAGAATCGGATCCAGAAATGAACAAGCGAGATAAAGATTTGGAGC cCTCACAGGTTTCACTGAAATGCAATACATGCAACACTTGA